A single region of the Mycobacterium lentiflavum genome encodes:
- a CDS encoding sodium:proton exchanger codes for MLATDRPAGSIPSAAPRSPRRTLFRSAFITAMFIAPAVVVRSIGLHPDPVVALLVFGAAVVSASFLLAWAAEAAQIDVSGGLAIAVLALVAVLPEYAVDLYYAFVSGHNPEYTQYAAANMTGSNRLLMGLGWPVVVLASVVAARRVGAGKTAGLTLEPANRVELGFLLIAGLAAFAIPFGGEIHLAMGLALLAWFGFYLYKVSHGDVEEPDLVGTAAALGELSDRTRRIIVVSLFTLSGTVILLCAKPFADNLVAAGTELGIDRFLLVQWLAPLASEAPEFIIATIFAARGKGTAAIATLISSKVNQWTLLIGSLPVAHLLGGGGFSLELDSRQVEEVLLTASQTLMGVAVILALRFGRAAAWTLLGLFIVQFPLTSTPERLTLCGVYAVIAVGALIVNRRYLIATLKAPFLGTAVRHAGYPHHPAEEAALPT; via the coding sequence ATGCTCGCCACTGACAGGCCCGCCGGCTCGATTCCGTCGGCGGCGCCACGCTCGCCACGGCGAACGCTCTTCCGCTCGGCGTTCATCACCGCGATGTTCATCGCCCCCGCGGTCGTGGTCCGAAGCATCGGCTTACATCCGGACCCGGTTGTCGCCCTGCTGGTCTTCGGCGCCGCGGTGGTCTCCGCGAGTTTCCTGCTGGCGTGGGCCGCCGAGGCCGCGCAGATCGATGTCTCCGGCGGACTGGCGATCGCGGTGCTCGCCCTCGTCGCGGTGCTACCCGAATACGCGGTGGACCTCTACTACGCGTTTGTGTCCGGCCATAACCCGGAATACACGCAGTACGCGGCGGCCAATATGACCGGATCCAACCGGCTGTTGATGGGCCTGGGGTGGCCGGTCGTGGTGCTGGCCAGCGTCGTCGCGGCGCGCCGGGTCGGTGCCGGGAAGACGGCGGGCCTGACGCTGGAGCCCGCCAATCGCGTCGAACTCGGGTTCCTGCTGATCGCCGGCCTGGCCGCGTTCGCGATCCCGTTCGGCGGCGAGATCCATCTCGCGATGGGGCTGGCACTGCTGGCCTGGTTCGGCTTCTACCTGTATAAGGTCAGCCACGGCGATGTCGAAGAGCCCGACCTGGTCGGTACCGCCGCCGCTCTTGGTGAGCTCTCGGATCGAACCCGCCGCATCATCGTCGTCAGCCTGTTCACGTTGTCCGGCACCGTGATCCTGCTGTGCGCAAAGCCCTTTGCCGACAATCTGGTCGCCGCCGGCACCGAGCTGGGCATCGACCGATTCTTGCTGGTGCAGTGGCTCGCGCCGTTGGCCTCCGAGGCGCCCGAGTTCATCATCGCGACGATCTTCGCCGCCCGCGGCAAGGGCACCGCGGCCATCGCCACGCTGATCTCGTCCAAGGTCAACCAGTGGACGCTGCTGATCGGATCGCTGCCGGTGGCCCACCTGCTGGGCGGCGGTGGCTTCTCCCTGGAACTCGACTCCCGCCAAGTCGAGGAAGTCCTGCTCACCGCCAGCCAGACGTTGATGGGTGTCGCGGTGATCCTGGCGCTGCGCTTCGGCCGGGCGGCCGCCTGGACACTATTGGGATTGTTTATCGTCCAGTTCCCACTCACCTCGACTCCGGAGCGTCTGACGCTCTGCGGTGTCTACGCCGTGATCGCCGTCGGCGCACTGATCGTCAACCGCCGCTACCTGATCGCCACGCTGAAGGCTCCTTTCCTCGGAACAGCCGTCCGGCATGCCGGTTATCCGCACCACCCGGCCGAGGAAGCGGCCCTCCCGACGTAG
- a CDS encoding SDR family NAD(P)-dependent oxidoreductase has protein sequence MSFATKYGPWALVAGASDGVGAAFAAGLAERGVNVVLLARRQALLDQVATEIESRTGAQTRTLAVDLADLDAAAKVAEATTDLEIGFLVYCAGADPNYKPFLDNPISAAEAMVQRNCMVPMQLCHHFAPAMVKRGSGGIVIFGSGAGLAGGPNMVAYGATKAFDMVFAEALWAELHDKGVDVLGLILGKTNTPALRELEYSRGNIGSPDEVPEGAASVDDIIAEAFDNLTNGPTLMAGEVMKAAAQFVASLPRKQAVEMFTAAAAAAMGPDR, from the coding sequence ATGTCATTCGCCACGAAATACGGCCCGTGGGCGCTGGTCGCCGGTGCCTCCGACGGCGTGGGTGCGGCATTCGCCGCGGGACTGGCCGAACGCGGCGTCAACGTCGTACTGCTGGCTCGCCGCCAAGCGCTGCTCGATCAGGTCGCCACCGAGATCGAATCCCGGACCGGTGCCCAAACCCGAACCCTCGCGGTCGATCTCGCCGACCTGGACGCGGCCGCCAAAGTAGCCGAAGCCACCACCGACCTGGAGATCGGCTTTTTGGTGTACTGCGCCGGTGCGGATCCCAATTACAAACCCTTCCTTGATAATCCGATCAGTGCTGCCGAAGCGATGGTGCAGCGCAACTGCATGGTGCCGATGCAGCTGTGCCATCACTTCGCCCCGGCGATGGTCAAGCGGGGTAGCGGCGGCATCGTCATCTTCGGGTCCGGCGCGGGATTGGCCGGCGGACCCAACATGGTCGCCTACGGTGCGACGAAGGCGTTCGACATGGTGTTCGCCGAAGCGCTCTGGGCGGAGTTGCACGACAAGGGCGTCGACGTCCTGGGCCTCATTCTGGGCAAGACCAACACTCCAGCCTTGCGCGAACTCGAATACAGCCGCGGCAACATCGGTTCGCCAGACGAGGTGCCCGAGGGTGCCGCCTCGGTCGACGACATCATCGCGGAGGCGTTCGACAACCTGACGAACGGCCCGACCTTGATGGCGGGTGAGGTCATGAAGGCCGCCGCGCAATTCGTGGCGTCATTGCCCCGCAAGCAGGCTGTCGAAATGTTCACCGCGGCCGCGGCCGCGGCGATGGGGCCGGATCGCTAA
- a CDS encoding nuclear transport factor 2 family protein has translation MTEREDRQDISDLLVRYATGIDRRDWPLFRTVFTVDCELDYGEIGTWHGVNEVTEFMDTTHAMAGHTLHRLSNQAVTLDGDKASARTYVDAVIMFGDNQSGVNAWGFYDDEIVRTADGWRIARRRFTQVRIATFGP, from the coding sequence GTGACCGAACGAGAAGACCGTCAGGACATCTCCGATCTGTTGGTGCGCTACGCCACCGGGATCGATCGCCGCGACTGGCCGCTGTTTCGCACGGTGTTCACCGTGGACTGCGAGCTCGACTATGGCGAAATCGGCACCTGGCATGGCGTAAACGAAGTCACCGAGTTCATGGACACCACGCACGCGATGGCGGGCCACACCCTGCATCGCTTGTCCAATCAGGCCGTCACACTCGACGGCGACAAGGCATCGGCCCGCACCTATGTCGATGCGGTAATCATGTTCGGCGACAACCAATCCGGTGTCAATGCGTGGGGCTTTTACGACGACGAGATCGTCCGGACCGCCGATGGCTGGCGCATTGCACGACGCCGGTTCACTCAGGTTCGCATCGCGACATTCGGCCCGTAG
- a CDS encoding zinc-binding dehydrogenase: protein MVLRDGRLTVRETADPEPGPGELLLRTLSTAICASDVHFMDHPELAVDDPTGRSLYDTDRDIVLGHEFVGAVIGHGPGCSDQLAVGTRVTSIPIRLVEGGAGGVRIIGQHPEAQGSFAELLVISEAAAKAVAGDVASDAVALVDAFAVGEFYVRSANIQPGEIAVVIGAGAIGLSAVAALASRGVEPIIVADFKSDRRELARDRFGAHVVVDPARQPWADAFRAVRAARGLPGPAVVFECVGAAGLIQNIVESAEMMTRIYCAGGWYTGDTLDITTATRQGVTIQFGGGPHPQDWYGTLEAIAAGRLDPLPSVGKVIGLDEVPDALDLARRSDGPPRIVVHPNGDPN, encoded by the coding sequence GTGGTTTTGAGAGACGGTCGGCTGACGGTCCGCGAGACGGCCGACCCCGAGCCCGGGCCCGGTGAACTGCTGCTACGCACGCTGAGCACCGCGATATGCGCCTCGGATGTGCACTTCATGGACCACCCCGAACTCGCCGTCGACGATCCGACCGGACGTTCGTTGTACGACACCGACCGCGACATCGTGCTCGGTCACGAATTCGTCGGTGCGGTCATCGGACACGGACCCGGCTGCTCGGATCAGTTGGCCGTGGGCACCCGGGTGACCTCGATACCGATACGCCTGGTCGAAGGCGGCGCCGGCGGAGTGCGGATCATCGGGCAGCACCCGGAAGCACAAGGGAGTTTCGCTGAGCTGCTGGTGATTTCGGAGGCGGCGGCCAAGGCCGTCGCCGGCGACGTTGCCAGCGATGCCGTCGCGTTGGTCGATGCCTTCGCGGTCGGCGAGTTCTATGTGCGATCGGCAAACATCCAACCGGGCGAGATCGCCGTGGTCATCGGTGCAGGGGCGATCGGGCTGTCCGCCGTCGCCGCCCTGGCGTCCCGCGGCGTCGAACCGATTATCGTGGCCGACTTCAAGTCCGACCGGCGCGAACTGGCCCGGGACCGCTTCGGCGCGCACGTGGTCGTCGACCCTGCGCGTCAGCCGTGGGCGGACGCCTTCCGGGCGGTTCGCGCCGCGCGCGGATTGCCCGGGCCGGCCGTGGTATTCGAATGCGTGGGTGCCGCCGGCCTGATCCAGAACATCGTTGAATCCGCCGAGATGATGACTCGCATCTACTGCGCGGGCGGCTGGTACACCGGAGACACCCTGGACATCACCACCGCGACCCGCCAAGGCGTGACAATCCAATTCGGCGGCGGACCGCATCCCCAGGACTGGTACGGGACCCTCGAGGCCATCGCGGCGGGCAGGCTGGATCCGCTCCCCAGCGTCGGGAAGGTCATCGGCCTCGACGAGGTGCCCGACGCGCTCGATCTCGCCCGCCGATCCGACGGGCCGCCGCGCATCGTCGTCCACCCGAACGGAGACCCGAATTGA
- a CDS encoding IclR family transcriptional regulator translates to MLDVVELLARSGNTRMRFSDIVRELGLTQGTVHAILKTLCDRGWASRDPVAKTFSLGPALAVVGARMDTARPLAHAARSAALRLSREVGYAGSVVERFGDSLVVTAFEGDPATQPAGIPGDRIPYAPPFGVALAAWDTDEEQRAWIRRGAGSNADRVQRLEHVLAHTRERGFDVDWTTPALAQAVHVVGTLDSNEMPTPVRHILDQLLVEFTTIGFLSDDNPGRRKQPVVTIAAPVFDHRGHVAMMLAVHPLSPLSARQIQVIGHKLTAETEAISEAQQNPPVVDLEERSGARRRRA, encoded by the coding sequence GTGCTCGACGTTGTCGAGTTGCTGGCGCGGTCCGGAAACACGCGGATGCGCTTCTCCGACATCGTGCGTGAGCTCGGCCTGACGCAGGGGACGGTGCACGCGATCCTCAAGACGCTGTGCGATCGCGGCTGGGCGAGCCGCGACCCTGTCGCAAAAACCTTCTCGCTGGGCCCGGCGCTTGCCGTCGTGGGTGCGCGAATGGACACCGCTCGGCCGCTTGCACACGCCGCGCGTTCGGCGGCGCTGCGACTTTCCCGTGAGGTCGGCTACGCCGGCTCGGTGGTCGAGCGGTTCGGTGACTCGTTGGTAGTCACGGCTTTTGAGGGCGATCCCGCCACCCAGCCCGCGGGGATACCGGGCGACCGGATTCCGTACGCGCCGCCGTTCGGCGTCGCGTTAGCCGCCTGGGACACCGACGAGGAACAGCGTGCGTGGATTCGCCGCGGCGCGGGCAGCAACGCCGATCGCGTCCAGCGCCTGGAACACGTCTTGGCGCACACCCGCGAGCGTGGGTTCGACGTCGACTGGACAACGCCCGCGCTGGCCCAGGCCGTCCACGTGGTCGGCACGCTGGACAGCAACGAGATGCCGACCCCGGTGCGCCACATCCTCGACCAGTTGCTTGTCGAGTTCACCACGATCGGCTTCCTGTCCGACGACAACCCCGGTCGCCGCAAACAGCCCGTCGTGACCATCGCCGCACCGGTTTTCGACCACCGCGGCCACGTCGCCATGATGCTCGCCGTGCACCCGCTGTCTCCGCTGAGCGCGCGACAGATCCAGGTCATCGGCCATAAGCTCACCGCGGAAACCGAGGCGATCAGCGAAGCCCAGCAAAATCCACCGGTGGTGGACCTCGAGGAGCGCAGCGGCGCGCGTCGCCGCCGGGCCTAA
- a CDS encoding MmgE/PrpD family protein, which produces MDELAGFVVGATASDLSTHPRELLKRNVLDSIACAIGSLDGELIPTIREHAGQFSGSASATLVGGGRASVDQAAFFNAVLVRYPDLLDTYLTIGGLCHPADNFGAVLAMAEHVSATGADFLLALAVAYEVQCRFSAQVPVMARGLNHALQLAMSVAAGSAKLLGLDAERTAHAIAAATADNVSLAAVHAEPVSNWKGISPAITAMRAVYTTILAGRGITGPKSLFEGPNGLVQLFDQPIDFNTADRELTAVEQTYLKQYCALIHGQAIIDALLAIRTDHTLHGDDVARVTIEVFQTAYDIAGGGAYGDKDHPQTKEQADYNLKYLSAVALIDGGVGPEQLENERVLRPDVQELLARVDVVAAADLTADYPQRTATRVHVRTRDGREFSREESDYEGSPTRPMTWSRVVDKFGWLAEPFCDDALQTDIVAAVDHLDDIAVAELTALLGAVSPVPQRPRGRPRF; this is translated from the coding sequence GTGGACGAACTGGCCGGGTTCGTCGTCGGTGCCACGGCGTCGGACCTGAGCACGCATCCCCGGGAATTGCTCAAACGCAATGTGCTTGACAGCATCGCCTGCGCGATCGGTTCGCTCGACGGCGAACTGATCCCGACGATCCGGGAGCACGCCGGCCAGTTCAGCGGCAGCGCCTCGGCGACGCTCGTCGGTGGCGGCCGCGCATCGGTGGATCAGGCCGCTTTCTTCAACGCCGTGTTGGTGCGCTATCCCGACCTGCTCGACACGTATCTGACCATCGGCGGCCTCTGCCACCCGGCCGACAACTTCGGCGCCGTGCTGGCGATGGCCGAACATGTCAGCGCCACCGGGGCCGACTTCCTGCTCGCCCTCGCCGTCGCCTATGAGGTCCAATGTCGTTTCAGCGCACAGGTTCCCGTGATGGCGCGAGGACTCAACCATGCGCTGCAGCTGGCGATGTCGGTCGCGGCCGGATCGGCGAAGTTGCTGGGGCTGGACGCCGAGCGCACCGCGCACGCGATTGCGGCGGCCACCGCCGACAATGTCTCGCTGGCCGCGGTGCACGCCGAGCCGGTCTCGAACTGGAAAGGTATCTCCCCGGCCATCACCGCCATGCGCGCGGTCTACACGACGATATTGGCCGGCCGTGGGATCACCGGGCCCAAATCGTTGTTTGAAGGCCCGAACGGACTCGTCCAACTCTTCGATCAGCCAATCGATTTCAACACCGCCGATCGCGAACTGACGGCGGTCGAACAAACCTATCTCAAGCAGTACTGCGCACTGATCCACGGACAGGCCATCATCGACGCGCTGTTGGCGATCCGGACGGACCACACGCTGCACGGCGACGACGTCGCGCGGGTGACGATCGAGGTGTTTCAGACCGCGTACGACATCGCCGGCGGGGGAGCCTACGGCGACAAGGATCATCCGCAGACCAAGGAACAGGCCGACTACAACCTCAAGTACCTCAGCGCCGTCGCACTGATCGACGGGGGAGTCGGCCCCGAACAGCTGGAGAACGAACGTGTTCTGCGCCCCGACGTGCAGGAGCTGTTGGCGCGAGTGGACGTCGTCGCGGCGGCGGACCTGACCGCGGACTACCCGCAACGCACCGCGACGCGGGTGCATGTCCGCACTCGCGACGGACGGGAATTCAGCCGCGAGGAAAGCGATTACGAGGGATCACCGACTCGGCCGATGACGTGGTCGCGGGTGGTGGACAAGTTCGGATGGCTCGCCGAACCGTTCTGCGACGACGCGCTGCAGACCGACATCGTCGCCGCCGTCGACCATCTCGACGATATCGCCGTCGCCGAGCTCACCGCACTGCTCGGCGCGGTAAGCCCGGTACCGCAACGTCCGCGCGGCCGGCCGCGGTTCTGA
- a CDS encoding DUF2127 domain-containing protein, translated as MRKDRGINRWELVTCALAGHVTYAPEEQGLADRLSGTTGLGEVWRCLRCGEFVVGAPHGRGHAEDAPMIMRGKALRQAIIIRALAVERVLRAVVIALAAYAVWKFRGARGSIQATLDRDLPIFRAAGFKVDQMTLVHELEKALAAKPSTLALLTLMLTAYALVELLEAVGLWLLKRWGEYFAVIATSVFLPLEIHDLAKGITMTRVVTFSINVLAVIYLVVSKRLFGVRGGREAYDEERRGEQLLDVERAAMTT; from the coding sequence ATGCGCAAAGATCGCGGCATCAACCGCTGGGAGTTGGTCACCTGCGCGCTCGCAGGCCATGTGACCTACGCACCCGAGGAGCAGGGACTTGCCGACCGGCTCAGTGGCACGACCGGACTCGGCGAAGTGTGGCGGTGCCTGCGCTGCGGGGAGTTCGTCGTCGGCGCACCTCATGGCCGGGGCCACGCCGAGGACGCCCCGATGATTATGCGTGGCAAGGCTTTACGGCAGGCCATCATCATTCGTGCCCTCGCGGTCGAGCGCGTGTTGCGGGCGGTGGTGATCGCGCTCGCGGCCTACGCGGTGTGGAAGTTCCGCGGTGCTCGGGGGTCGATCCAGGCCACCCTCGATCGCGACCTGCCCATCTTTCGGGCCGCCGGATTCAAGGTCGATCAAATGACGCTCGTGCACGAGCTGGAAAAGGCGTTGGCCGCCAAACCTTCCACCTTGGCGCTGCTGACCCTGATGCTGACCGCCTACGCTCTGGTCGAGCTGCTCGAGGCCGTCGGCCTGTGGTTGCTCAAACGTTGGGGCGAATACTTCGCGGTGATCGCCACCTCGGTGTTCTTGCCGTTGGAGATCCATGACCTGGCCAAGGGCATCACGATGACGCGGGTGGTCACCTTCAGCATCAACGTCCTGGCCGTGATCTACCTGGTGGTCTCCAAACGGCTGTTCGGCGTGCGCGGTGGTCGCGAAGCCTACGACGAGGAACGACGCGGTGAGCAGCTCCTCGACGTCGAGCGGGCCGCTATGACGACGTGA
- a CDS encoding PaaI family thioesterase codes for MSDEMLCIDYRRLESVYGPLAESVRRLVDLSIRTEADPATVAAAKAKIDSAADELSASARPGTFGVRTTPDGGTVAWGNAVVGLRNAVAPPLVLHHEADGLVWSEFNLGAAYEGPPAHVHGGVSALILDHVLGATAHKLGRPAYTGTLTLRYRRRTALGRPLRAEAHIDRIDGVKTYSIGHIADADGVTVEAEGVFITPKT; via the coding sequence ATGTCTGACGAAATGCTCTGCATCGACTACCGCCGGCTCGAATCGGTCTATGGCCCGTTGGCCGAATCAGTCCGCCGGCTCGTCGATCTCAGCATCCGGACCGAAGCGGACCCCGCGACGGTCGCGGCCGCAAAAGCCAAAATCGACAGTGCCGCAGACGAATTGAGTGCATCTGCGCGGCCGGGGACGTTTGGGGTGCGCACGACGCCGGACGGCGGCACCGTCGCCTGGGGCAATGCCGTCGTCGGTCTGCGCAATGCGGTCGCGCCGCCGCTGGTACTTCATCACGAAGCGGACGGACTGGTGTGGTCGGAGTTCAATCTCGGTGCGGCATACGAAGGCCCGCCGGCGCACGTGCACGGCGGGGTATCTGCCCTGATCCTCGACCATGTGCTGGGGGCGACGGCACACAAGCTGGGCCGACCTGCCTATACCGGCACCCTGACCTTGCGTTACCGGCGCCGCACAGCGCTCGGCCGTCCGCTGCGGGCCGAAGCACACATCGACCGCATCGACGGGGTGAAGACGTACTCCATCGGTCACATCGCCGACGCGGACGGTGTCACCGTGGAAGCCGAGGGCGTGTTCATCACCCCGAAGACGTGA
- a CDS encoding 5'-methylthioadenosine/adenosylhomocysteine nucleosidase, with protein sequence MGVRVAPQRSAVTIGVICAIPQEWAYLRSVLSGARREQIAQLTFDTGELDARRVVLAAAGMGKVNTGLVATLLADRFRCHTIVFTGVAGGLDPRLHIGDIVIADRVVQHDFGVIADERLAPYQPGHVPFINPTERFGYPVEPELFDRVRRRLEGFTLPVLPPAAGGTATPPRISYGTVLTGDQYLHCESTRERLHNDFGGLAIDMEGGALAQVCEAFGIPWLVIRALSDLAGTDSGADFNQFVEEVAISSARVLLHLLPALG encoded by the coding sequence ATTGGAGTTCGAGTTGCCCCCCAACGGAGCGCGGTGACGATCGGCGTCATCTGTGCAATCCCGCAAGAGTGGGCTTATCTACGCAGTGTGCTGTCCGGGGCGCGGCGCGAACAGATCGCACAGCTCACCTTCGATACCGGCGAACTCGATGCGCGGCGGGTGGTGCTGGCCGCGGCCGGCATGGGCAAGGTCAACACCGGTCTGGTGGCGACGCTTCTGGCCGACCGATTCCGTTGCCACACAATCGTTTTCACCGGTGTCGCGGGCGGACTGGATCCGCGGCTGCACATCGGCGACATCGTTATCGCCGACCGGGTGGTGCAGCACGACTTCGGGGTCATCGCAGACGAACGGCTGGCGCCCTACCAGCCTGGGCACGTCCCGTTCATCAACCCGACCGAGCGTTTCGGCTATCCGGTCGAACCCGAACTCTTCGACCGCGTCAGACGCCGTCTCGAGGGATTCACCCTTCCGGTGTTGCCACCGGCGGCGGGCGGCACCGCCACGCCGCCGCGGATCAGCTACGGCACCGTCTTGACCGGCGACCAGTACCTGCACTGCGAGTCCACCCGCGAGAGGTTGCACAACGATTTCGGGGGCCTGGCGATCGACATGGAGGGCGGTGCGCTGGCCCAGGTCTGCGAGGCGTTCGGCATCCCCTGGCTGGTGATCCGCGCGCTGTCCGACCTGGCCGGCACCGACTCCGGTGCCGATTTCAACCAGTTCGTCGAGGAGGTCGCGATCAGCTCAGCTCGCGTCCTGCTGCACCTGTTGCCGGCGCTGGGCTGA
- a CDS encoding CGNR zinc finger domain-containing protein, with protein MSSWSASQRYQLATAPGGLGLVQDFLNTIDVKRDGSDLLDDATLAREWVSSAVRTWAELRGVPTDPPDITDADLPKLRALRAAIAQLVRGESAAGTGTAAISASFAVSETGEVRLEPAGNGWRWLASALWGEILLGQRDGTWRRLKNCHHQPCMSTFYDRSKNNSGVWCNAKTCGNVANLRASRARRRERDRAAQDNRLSPAPATGAAGRELS; from the coding sequence ATGTCTTCATGGTCTGCGTCACAGCGCTACCAACTCGCGACCGCACCCGGTGGCCTGGGCTTGGTCCAGGATTTCCTCAACACGATCGACGTGAAGCGCGACGGCTCGGATCTACTGGACGACGCCACCCTCGCGCGGGAGTGGGTGAGCAGCGCGGTGCGGACCTGGGCAGAGCTGCGCGGCGTGCCCACCGACCCGCCCGACATCACGGACGCGGACCTGCCGAAGCTGCGCGCGTTGCGCGCGGCGATCGCGCAGCTGGTGCGCGGCGAGTCGGCGGCCGGGACGGGCACCGCGGCGATTTCGGCGTCGTTCGCGGTGTCCGAAACCGGCGAAGTCCGACTGGAACCCGCCGGCAACGGCTGGCGCTGGCTGGCCTCGGCATTGTGGGGTGAGATCTTGCTGGGCCAGCGCGACGGCACCTGGCGGCGCCTCAAGAATTGCCATCACCAGCCGTGCATGTCGACCTTCTACGACCGATCGAAGAACAACAGCGGCGTCTGGTGCAACGCGAAGACGTGCGGCAACGTCGCCAACCTACGGGCCTCACGGGCACGGCGGCGTGAACGCGACCGCGCCGCGCAGGACAACCGACTCAGCCCAGCGCCGGCAACAGGTGCAGCAGGACGCGAGCTGAGCTGA
- a CDS encoding SDR family oxidoreductase, with protein MVNIKGSTVVVTGGQRGLGKAIVDEFLRRGAAKVYATARTPKPSTDPRLVSVALDVTQADSVAALAITASDADIVVNNAGVLGAAKLLDSDIEEVQAVFETNYFGALRVAKAFAPILAENGGGALVNISSVLSWVGGFGGYGDSKAAIWSLSNSLRVELEKQGTLVTSVHLGYTDTDMTTGFDVPKNDPRDVAHQIVAGVENGDAEVLADDMTRHFKAALSGPAEALRAG; from the coding sequence ATGGTCAACATCAAGGGGTCGACGGTCGTGGTCACCGGCGGACAGCGCGGACTCGGCAAGGCCATCGTGGACGAGTTCCTGCGCCGCGGCGCGGCCAAGGTCTATGCCACGGCGCGCACACCCAAGCCCAGCACTGACCCTCGCCTCGTAAGCGTTGCGCTTGACGTCACCCAGGCGGATTCGGTTGCGGCGCTGGCTATTACCGCCTCCGACGCAGACATCGTCGTCAACAACGCGGGCGTGCTCGGCGCGGCCAAGCTCCTGGACAGCGACATCGAGGAGGTCCAGGCGGTCTTCGAGACCAACTACTTCGGCGCGCTGCGGGTCGCGAAGGCGTTCGCGCCGATCCTCGCCGAAAACGGCGGGGGCGCGCTGGTGAACATCAGCTCGGTGCTGTCCTGGGTGGGCGGCTTCGGCGGCTACGGCGACTCCAAGGCCGCCATCTGGTCGCTGAGCAACTCCTTGCGGGTCGAGCTGGAGAAGCAGGGCACACTGGTCACCTCGGTACACCTGGGCTACACCGACACCGACATGACCACCGGGTTCGACGTCCCGAAGAACGACCCGCGGGACGTGGCCCATCAGATCGTGGCCGGCGTCGAGAACGGTGACGCCGAGGTGTTGGCCGACGACATGACCCGCCACTTTAAGGCGGCGCTGTCCGGACCGGCCGAGGCACTGCGCGCGGGCTAA
- a CDS encoding SRPBCC family protein: protein MDEPEGIVSATRVISASAERIFELIAEPSSQPSWDGNNNLASAAPGQRVRAVGDVFKMTLTNGAVRENHVVEFIEGTKIAWRPAEPGKPPPGHLWRWELSGINSTLTNVTHTYDFTALTDPKRLEKAHSTTSEMLRDSMDKLAMLAQRLG from the coding sequence ATGGATGAACCCGAAGGCATTGTGAGCGCCACCCGCGTCATCTCGGCCAGCGCCGAGCGCATCTTCGAATTGATCGCCGAGCCGTCTAGCCAGCCGAGCTGGGACGGCAACAACAACCTCGCCTCGGCGGCTCCCGGGCAGCGCGTCCGCGCGGTCGGTGACGTGTTCAAGATGACGTTGACCAACGGTGCAGTGCGGGAGAACCACGTCGTGGAATTCATCGAAGGCACCAAGATCGCTTGGCGCCCGGCCGAACCCGGAAAGCCGCCGCCCGGTCACCTGTGGCGCTGGGAGCTCAGTGGGATCAACTCCACACTGACCAACGTCACGCACACCTACGACTTCACCGCGCTGACCGACCCGAAGCGGCTCGAGAAGGCGCATTCGACGACGTCGGAGATGTTGCGCGATTCGATGGACAAGCTCGCGATGCTCGCCCAGCGCCTCGGGTAG